A DNA window from Hydra vulgaris chromosome 13, alternate assembly HydraT2T_AEP contains the following coding sequences:
- the LOC100198606 gene encoding cAMP-regulated phosphoprotein 19 isoform X2, with amino-acid sequence METTLKIQPDSSEADHFKNKFPGKGAPKQTDFLRKRLQGKSGGKYFDSGDYNVAKSTKKKDATIITGKAIPTPEVIPHRKPSSSQSNLLGVPDHTLEEKKVEVENEEAKNAE; translated from the exons tcATCTGAAGCTGATCACTTTAAGAATAAGTTTCCTGGCAAAGGTGCACCAAAACAAACCGATTTTCTTCGTAAGCGATTGCAAGGGAAGAGTGGc GGAAAGTACTTTGATTCTGGCGACTATAATGTAGCAAAGAGtaccaaaaaaaaagatgcaactaTTATTACTGGAAAAGCCATTCCTACACCAGAAGTAATTCCTCATCGTAAACCTTCGAGCTCTCAAAGTAATTTACTTGGTGTACCTGATCACACTTTAGAAGAAAAGAAAGTTGAAGTAGAAAATGAAGAAGCTAAAAATGCAGAATAA